GATGCCTTAATTGATAAAAGTAAAATTCGTCAATATTGGTTAATTCGGCTAACTCGTCAATTTCGTAACCACGTTTTATGGCTTCAATGAGTAACAACACACGATTATCTTCAGGATGAATCAGCTGCTGAATTAATGCATCGTCACTAACATGTGCCATATTTGTTGGTGAAAATGTGGCATTGTTAAAATGTGCCGATCGAATGGCTTTTTCGAGAGCCTCAATGAATGTACGCCCAAACCCAATCGTCGAACCGACAGACTTTTGTATACTATTGAGCTGTCGATTCACTGAAACATTGGATTCTTCTAACTCACCAAATGGAAAAATTGGCAACTTTACCGTGATATGATCCATCATCGGTTCCATCATAGCCATTTTTTGACCAAAATCGTGTGAAAGCACAATGTCTTCCAGCGCAATACCCATCGCCAAGTTAATGGCTACTAGCATTACTGGATATCCAGTTACAAGCGCCATACGACTGGACATTTGATCAATATAGGGTGAAACCTTAATAATATAAATAGCACCAGTTGTATCGTCAAAAGCAAATTGAACGTGCATTACACCTTGTAATTCTAATAAATCAGCCACTTGGAAGGCATACATTCTCATTTTTTCTAAAATTTGGTCTTGGATCGTTAATGTCGGTGACACACTTAACGAATCAGCAGTATGAATGCCAATTGGATCCATGTCCTCGCTGGCACCAATTTTCATCTTGTTCCCGCGAAAATCTCGTAACACTTCCATTCCAATTTCTTTCAACCCATTTATGGCTTTAGAAATAATGATTTCTTGCGTCATTGACTGTGTTTTGGCATTATCAATTGCTTCTTCAAATTCATCTAACCGCTCAACCATCTGACGTGTATTAGTGTTTTTTGGATGCAGAGATCTAATCATTAATGGGACCTGAAGCTCACGTAACAATTCGTTTGCATCGTCTTGCGCTTTGACAACATGGCTTGTGATAACTGGTAAACCAGCTTCTGCCATAAACTTCGTAAAATCAGCAAGATTATTAATCCGTAGTAACATATCAATGCTCAAGCCAAGCGTTTGAGGTACTAAACCGTCACCATGCTCCCATGATTGCACAACATCTGCCCATAGCCTTACCGCACGCACGCCACCAAAAAGTGGTAACACCGTGTCAATATGGTTATGCTTAATAACCTGTTTAATGTTTTCAACTGTCAAAGGCTTCCAAATTGTTTCAGCCGCTAAACTTTCTAGAGACAATGCGTAAGGGTTTTCGTCGATTAGAAAGACATTAATACCATGCCCCTTTAATTCAGGCATGACCTGATAAATGGCTGCATCATGCTCCGATTCAAGACCAAAATCATTTGATCCCGCACCAATGAATAAAATATTTTTAGCTGTGATGTTCGACATAATCTTCTACCGTTTCAAAAAAATCTGCAAATACTGCTGTCGCTTCATATGGTCCTGGAGCTGCATCTGGGAAAAACTGTACACTAAAAGCTGGATAATCACGGTGACGCAATCCTTGTACAGCACCATCTACTAAATCACGATAGGTAACAAACAATTTCTTGTGATCAAGTAATTTTTCATCAACCGCGTACCCTTGTCCCTGCATTGCATAAAAAATTTGCCTAGAAATAATTTCTTGAATAGGATGATTCATGCCGTGATGCTCAGATGGAAGTGCCACCAATGTCGCATCATTTGCTAAAGCAAATAATTCATGACCTAAGCCAATGCCCAGTAACGGCGCCTTTGTTTGTAATACTCTGATCAACGTAAGAACACTTTCTGGCAGTGAACGCGGATCGCCAGGACCTGTAGATAGGATAATGCCATCTGGATCTAAGGTTAATACTTCATCAACACTTGTTGTATATGGTAAAACGGAAACATTGGCATCGTAGTCCCCTAACATGCGAAGAATACCATGTTTTAAACCGAAATCTATTACTACAATGTGACGACCACGCCCGGGGTTAGCATATGGCTTAGAGGTTGCTGTATTCTGTACTTGTTTGTTTGTTAAAACTGTCGCTACTAATTGATCTACTGCGTGATCATCAGCGTAGTCCACAATTGTGGCTTTTTGTGGCCCAGTTTCTCGCAGATGTCTGATCAATTTTCGTGTATCAACTTGATACAACCCAGGAATATTGTGTTGCTTCAGGAAGCGATCCAAATTCATTCGACGTTGTCGATTGACTGAGACCTCAGCCAAATCATGCACAATCATTCCTCTTATCATTGGTTTAACCGATTCATACGCCTCAGCATGAATGCCCGCTGCCCCGATGACAGGCATCGAAAAGACAATCATTTGCCCATCGTAAATTGGATCTGTGATAATTTCTTGATAACCAGTCATGGCCGTATGAAAAATGATTTCCCCAAAAGTGGTGGCAGGTGCACCAAAGCCAAGGCCCTCAAAAACCGTGCCATCTTCTAGGATTAAATGTCTAATCATAAGCTATAATTCTCCAAACTGCTGTATACAAATAGACAGTATTGTATACACCATTAAAGTAACAGATTATCTGTTATTTACTTCCCCACAAAAATATCAATTGATCCTTAGACACCAAAAAAGTTATTAATGAACAATTTCAACTGCATCTTTTCCATCAATTTCTTGCACAAAGACTTTAATTTTTTCATTCTGTGCGGTGGGAATGTTTTTTCCAACAAAGTCTGCTCGAATAGGCAATTCTCTGTGTCCGCGATCCACCAAAACAGCTAGTGAAATCGTTTTAGGACGGCCAATATGAATCAATGCATCCAATGCTGCTCGAATAGTTCGTCCTGTAAACAATACATCGTCAATTAAAACAATATTCTGTTCGGAAATGTTCAATCGCTCTTCTGAGTTCAAACCTAAATCGTTATGCTGGTCAGGTTTATCATCCCGAAAGTTAGTAATGTCAATGGCCATGACCGGAATTTGAACACCTTCTAATTGTTCTAAACGGTCTGCGATACGGCGTGCAAGATACTCGCCACGTGTTTTGATTCCCACCAGAACCAAATTTTTACCACCCTTATTGCGCTCAATTATCTCGTATGTAATACGAGTTAACGCGCGCTGTAATGAGGCATTATCTAAAACTTCTTTATTTGGCATATTCATCTTCCTCTCTATTAATCGGTGTTAATGTTGATAAAGCAAACTCAAAGTAATCTGGTAATGGACTGTCAAATGATAATTCATTGCCTGTTGTAGGTTGCTCTAAAGTCAGTGTCTTAGCATGCAATAATTGCCCATTCAACTGTATACCATCTAGCTTCTGTGCCGTACCGTATACAGGGTCCCCAACAACTGGATGACCAATGTAGCTCATATGCACTCTTATTTGGTGCGTTCTGCCAGTTTCTAAATTCACTTGTAACAGCGTATAACCAGCGTATCGTTTTAAGACATGAAAATGCGTGACAGCCTCACGGCCGCCTTCAATAACTGCTTGTTTTTTTCGATCAATTTTATGACGTCCAATCGGCGCTTCAATTGTTCCTGAATTTTCTGTAAATTCACCACGGACTAGCGCGTAATATATGCGCTGGTTTTTATGAGATTTTAACTGTTCGGATAGTGAACGATGAGCCTTATCGTTTTTTGCGACCATTAGTAGACCGCTAGTATCGCGATCAATGCGATGTACTATTCCAGGTCGGAATTCACCATTGATGGTTGACAATGGTGAATGATGAAGTAATGCGTTCACCAATGTACCAGAACTATGCCCTGCAGCAGGGTGCACGACCATTCCTTGTGGCTTGTTCACAACAATAATATCATCGTCTTCATAAACAATATCAAGCGGAATGTTTTCAGCTTCAATCGTTGTTTCTTGAGCATCAGGTGGTGTAATAGATATTGTATCTCCACTGACAACTTTATATGAGCGTTTTACTTTATGATTGTTAACTAAAATCGTACCGTCCACTAACCAATTTGAGAGTGTAGTACGTGAGTAACTCAGATTTTCTTTCGATAACACAGCATCAACACGCCCAGCTTGATCTGTTATATGAATTAATATTTTATTTGCCATCAGTATCCATGTAATCCTTAATTTGTTGCACAATGTTTTTTGTAAGATAATATTTCCGTTCTCGGTCAGCGCGAACAAATGATAAAATATGACCATTCAACTGCCAATGTTCAATATCTTTCAAAGAAATTTTTTCATACTCTGATAATAACACCCGACCCAAGAAAAGATTGGGTCCAGCGATGTAAACACGTCGACGAACGACTAATAGTACGCCTAATAAAATCATCACCATCATAAACAAAATTGGTAGGATTTCAAGTTTGAAACTCATTTCATCCCAAACGACAATACTACCCATAAAAAATATACCCCACCACAACCAACTAATTTTACCTGTTGAATCCAATGGTTGAAAAAAACCGCGTCTTGGTATCATGTGTTGCCCTTTTCTGTAAACGTATTCAACTAATATTTTACCAGATTTCAATTAAAGGAATATAAAAAGTTACTACTAACAAAGCATAGCTTATTATTATCCTCAATTTGTGATTCGACGACAGCATATAATATTTCAACAAAATTTGTTATACTTTCGGTATACGTTCAATTAAAAGGAACCCTATATGATTACACTATATGTTGACGCAGCACGTGATGTATCTACCGGTCGTTCGTCAGCTGGCGCAGTTTTAATTATTGATAAAGTACAAAAACAGCTAAAAACCGCCTTGAGAAAGACGGTTAACAACCATGAGGCTGAATTTTTGGCAGTTCTTTGGGCATTAAAACAGCTACCTAGCAATGGAAATGTACAAATATATAGTGATTCAAAAATCGTAACCGATGCCTTGCATAAATCTTATGCAAAACACTACCAAGGTCTTGTTGATGAGATCAATCTACAATTGACACCATACCATCTAGTTTTAATCAATTGGGTTCCAGAAAAAGAAAATCGCGGAGCTCATAATTTAGCTTTGCAAGCACTAAAAAACGCGAACCATTAAAGTTCGCGTTTTTTAATCGTTTACAATACAAGTTGGTACGCCCACCGAACACCATTAATTTCTTCTCCCTCATTAATGTGTACAATGCCACGCTTCTCAAATCCATTACCTGTGATGACAGCTTGCATTGGTAAGTTACCTGGATGAGTATCAATTCGAAAATCGCTTGTACCGTTTTCATAGAAAAACGTCAAAATAGCAGTCATGAATCGCTGTGCTAATTTTTGCCCTCGATACTTATCAAGAATAGCAAAGCGATGAATGCCAATGTAATCCGTTTCAGAATTAAGCCATTTGCCATCCTCTATCAGCGTATATATCGGATCTTCACCTGCTAATATTGCTGTATATCCCGCAACTTGATGATCCACAACCAACACGAATCCTCTTTGCAATGCTAAATCTTCCTCAATCGTATCTTGATTGGGATATCCCGATTGCCACTGTGAAAGTCCTTGTTCTTTCAGATAATAACGGGCATTATTAATGATTGATACAATTGATTTTATATCCTCCTCATGCGCCCGTCGCATATAAACTGATGTCATATTCCCGTCCTTATAATTAGAAATAATTTATTTTATCATAAAAATTATAATAGGACAATCATAAAATTTTTACCGTTCTCTTTTCTTCACAATAACTTTCCAAACGATTCATAGCTGTTTCTAGCATGTCCAAAGACGCCGCATAACTAATTCGTACATATCCTGCACCGCCCGGGCCAAATCCTGATCCAGGAACGACTGCCAATTGTTGCCTATCAACCAGGTCATAAGCAAACTCCACGTCATTTTGGTTTAAATCTACAGGTATTTTAGCAAACATATAAAATGCGCCACTTGGTGTTGCCATTTCAAACCCTAGTTTTGTCATTTTTTCAACTAGGTAGTCCCGTCGTTTTTTATATTGCTCTTTCATCCATAACGTATCGTCCTTACTTTCTGCACTTTTAAATGCTTCAGTAGCCGCTGCCATTGCAGGATTTGAAGGTGTCATTATGACAAAACCGTGCACCATATTAATTTTCTTCATTAAAGCCGCAGGACCCGCCAAAATACCGATTCGATATCCTGTCATGGCATGGGACTTTGATACGCCATTAATAACAATTGTTTGTTCAGGTAAAATGCTTGCCATTGAAACGTGAGGTGCATCATAGCTCAATTCAGAATAGATTTCGTCTGAAATGATTAAAATATTTGTTTCTCGTACCACGTCTGCTAAATCTTTCAACTGTTCTGCTGTGTAGGTCACGCCAGTTGGATTAGAAGGATTAGTGATAATAATTGCTTTGATATGATCTTCGGTAGCAATGATTTCACGTAAATGGTCTGGCGTTAGTACAAACTTGTCTTCCGAGACGTCAATAAACACTGGGTGACCACCATTTATGCGTGTCATTTCAGCATACACTGGATAGGCGGGCGTCGGGATTAGAATCTTATCATCTGGATTCAAAATTGCTGCCAATAATGTATAAAGACCTTCTGTGGCACCAACTGTTGTAATGATTTCTTCAGCTGGGTCATAATCAAGCCCATACCGATCATTTAAAAAGTCACTAGCTGCTTGACGTAGTGTTTTCTTTCCTGCTGAAACTGAATAATGTGAATCATCTGCACTAATTGCAGCTAAGGCAGCGTCTTTAATATGCTGAGGAACTGAAAAATCTGGCTCACCAATTGTTAGTTTCAGAATATTAGGAATGTCACTAACTTTTTCATCGAATGAATGGATTGGGCTAGGCTTTACTTTATTTAAATTATCATTAAAAATACCGACTTGTTCTAACTTTGACTTAATCATATTGAATCCTCATTTCATTATTGCTTTATTCTAACAATGATGAATTATTTTTTCACGAAAATATTGTACAAAGAAAAAAATTATCATTGGTCATATCGCACAAGTAGTTACCATGAAAATAAAAACAAGAGATCAATGATCTCTTGTTTTTTATTTAACACGCTTACCCCAATACTGGAAATAATCGACACGCAATGCCCCATTATATAGTTTGCGTCGTTTTGTTGATTTTTCACCGTAAGATTTTTCAAATTCCAAGTCGCTAGTTAAAATATACTTACTCCAACTTGGTAGATTACGATAGACCGTACCCATTTGCTCGTATAACTCACGGGCGGCTTCAAGTTCACCTAAACGTTCACCATAGGGCGGATTAGTCACTAGTACACCGTTAAGTTTATCAGTTGTCCAGTCTTTAGCAGCTAACTGTTTGAAAGTGATATCCTGACCAAGTCCCGCATGTTTTGCGTTTTCTCTGGCAATATCAACCATATTTTCGTCAATATCAAAGCCTTCAATATCAAGAGTGCGGTCATAATCAGCTTGCGCTTCAGCCGCATCACGCACTTCGTCTGACAATTTTTTATCAAACCAGTCCATGCTCTCAATATCAAAATCACGAATTAATCCAGGTGCGATATTACGACCAATTAATGCTGCCTCAATCGCAATCGTTCCGGACCCAGTGGTTGGGTCAACAAATGGACGATCTGGGTGCCAATTTGTCAGCAAAACTAATGCCGCCGCAAAGTTTTCTTTTAATGGTGCACCACCCTTATTCACACGATAGCCACGCTTAAATAAGGACTCCCCTGTTGTATCCAAAGTAACCATAACGTGATCTTTATCAATCATCACTTCAAGTTGTGCAAAATAACCGTTCTCAGGCAAGCGTGTTCGAATATGATAAGCTTCTTGCAATCTATTAACGATTGCTTTTTTAGTGATGGCTTGCACATCTGGCACACTAAATAACTCAGACTTTTTTGAACGTCCAGCAACGGGAAATTCTGAATCATAGTTCAAATAATCTTCCCATGGTAAGGCTTTAACGCCCTCAAACAGTTGATCAAATGTCGTTGCATCAAATTCACCCACAATAATCTTAATTCGATCCGCTGTACGAAGCCAAACGTTAGTATTCAATATATCTTTTTGTGTACCGTCAAAACGTACTCGATAATTTTCAACTTGATGCTCATAGCCCAAGCGTTCTAGTTCTTTACCAACAAGAGATTCCAATCCTGCTGCTGCTGTCGCCATTAAATGATATGTTTTTTCCATGATTTTCCTTTATAATTAGCGTATGAGATTAACTGATTTAGAAGATTTAACACAATATATGTCACTTGATACAAAACTATTAGTGCAAACTGAGGACTTTGTTAATCAGGTGACAGCGATAAAATATGCAAATAATCATTCGGATATTATATTACTAACTAACGATCAGACTAATGTCATGACACTATCACAACTATTCGCGCGTTTGCGTACACTACCGGCTAATACTATTCTTCTCACAGAAAATAATCAACCCATTTTTGGTTTTCATCTTGATAATCAATACAATATTATTTTTAAATAATTAATCAATAATATTGTTATACGTTACACCACGTCTGCGCTGCTTGGAGACCTGCGCTGCCTGTGGTGTAGTAATGTTGTCACGTTGCCAATTGGCCAAAATTGTTTCAATATAACGCAAACTACGGGCATTATTTGCAACAGCCTCTTGAATGGCCAATAACATCATCACTGGCTCAAAATGATCTTGATCGAACCAATGCCCAACAGTTTGCATTTCCATTGGTGATAATGGACGCCCAAATTCTGCCTCTAACGTCTGCATAATTTCACGACGAGCACTTTTACCATCTGACACAATTTCCGACCGTTGTGTGGTTTGACCATCTAATAGCTTTTCGTATAATGGTGTAAAATCATAAGTTTCAGTCTGAATACTGCCACCTACCACCTGCATCAAATCTCGTCTTATCAAACTCTGCAAGCGCGTAATAACAATTTTCTCGGTCGTGTGCATTACTTGGGCAATAGCTGCCGGTGTAGCTTGATCTCCCCGCCCTTGAATGCGCTCCACCTGCATATACAATGCTAAATCATCATTATCTAGACCAACATCTTGATAATGTAACAACAAGTCATTACTTACGCCAGTGTTACCAGCCTGAATATACTGTTGTAATCTTTTTTCTAACGTCATATTTCCTCGGTTTTAAAAACGTCCAAATAAATTGGACGTTTTTCTTATATAAATAGTGTATCACATTCGAATAAGAATACTATGCTACAAAACTATGTTTAAGGACGTAATCGGTTGGTCATTCGTGGAAATGGAATAGCTTCACGAATATGCTCCTCGCCGGTTACAAATGTCACCATACGTTCCAACCCCAAGCCAAATCCTGAATGCGGCACTGAACCGTACTTACGCAAATCAAGGTACCAAGCATACTCATCCATGTTCAACCCTAATTTTTCAATTTCATTCTTCAGGTAGTCATAATCCGTCTCACGTTCTGATCCACCTATAATTTCTCCATAACCTTCTGGAGCTAATAAATCAGCTGAAACAACAATGTCGTCTCGTGTTTTATGGCGCTTCATGTAGAATGGCTTAATTGCTTTTGGAAAATTAACAATAAACACGGGTTTAGCAAAATGATTAGCCAAGAACGTTTCTTCGGGTGAACCAAAATCAACGCCCCACTCCACATCAAAATCATTATCTTGTAATAATTTGACTGCATCATCATAGCTCACACGTGGATATGGTAACTGTGTATATGACCGAAGTAGGTCCTTGTCACGCTTGAGAATGTCAAGTTCTTGATCATTATTCTCGAGCACCCTTGAGATCAAGAAAGCAATATAACGTTCTTGAAGTTTCAAGCTTTCCTCTTGATCCATAAAGGCCATTTCAGGTTCAATCATCCAAAACTCAGTCAAATGACGCCTCGTCTTAGACTTTTCTGCACGAAATGTTGGCCCAAATGTAAATACTTTACCAAACGCCATTGCGCCAGCTTCAGCATATAATTGACCAGTTTGCGACAAGAATGCTGGTTCGCCAAAATAATCCGTTTCAAATAATTCAGTCGTTCCTTCTGGTGCGGATCCAGTCAACACAGGAGCATCTAATTTCGTAAAGCCTTCTTTGTTAAAGAACTCGTATGTTGCTGCAACAAGTGTATTACGAATTTTTAGAGTAGCAAACGGCTTCAGATGGCGTAAGTACAAATGACGTTCGTCAAACAAAAATTCAGTCCCATGCTCTTTAGGTGTAATTGGATAGTCATGACTTTCACCAATTACTTTAATATCGGAAACAGCCATTTCATAACCGAAAGATGAACGAGCATCTTCATGAATTTCACCAGTAACATATATACTAGTTTCCTGCTTCAAACTTTTAGCAGTTTCAAACACTTCTTCTGACACGTCAGCTTTAGCAACAACCCCTTGGAAGAAGGCTGTGCCATCACGTAATTGTAAGAATGCAATTTTGCCACTACCACGCTTTTGACGGAGCCAAGCTCCAATAGTCACTGTCTTTCCAACAAAGTTTTTTGCATCAATAATCTTAATTTTAGGTATTTCTTCAGTCATCACTATATTAATCTTTCGTATATTTTTTAAAGAATTGCGTCAAACGTAAAACTGCTTCATTAAGGGTATCTTGATCTTTAGCATAACTCAAGCGCAAATATCCTGGCATGCCGAATCCCTCACCGGCAGGCAAAGCAACATGTGCTTCTTCCAAAATTTTCGTTGATAATTCAACAGTATTACTTACGCCAACAAGTTTCATTAATTTTTCATCAACTTGTGGAAATAAATAAAAGGCACCTTGCGGCTTTATATCAACATGTACACCATTAATTTTGTTTACTGCGTCAAAAGTCGTATTTAACCGTTGTTCAAAGGCTTTGCGCATTTTTTCAACGGTATCTTGCTCCCCACTCAATGCCTCAATTGCTGCATATTGAGCCGCAACTGTCGGATTGGAAGTCATGTGTCCCAATAACTTATTCATCGCCGAAATAATTTCTGAACTTGCTAGAGTCCAACCTATACGCCATCCTGTCATTGAGTACGCCTTAGATACACCATCCACAATAATCATAGCACTGTTTTCAAGAGGTTGTAACT
The Leuconostoc suionicum genome window above contains:
- the asnS gene encoding asparagine--tRNA ligase encodes the protein MTEEIPKIKIIDAKNFVGKTVTIGAWLRQKRGSGKIAFLQLRDGTAFFQGVVAKADVSEEVFETAKSLKQETSIYVTGEIHEDARSSFGYEMAVSDIKVIGESHDYPITPKEHGTEFLFDERHLYLRHLKPFATLKIRNTLVAATYEFFNKEGFTKLDAPVLTGSAPEGTTELFETDYFGEPAFLSQTGQLYAEAGAMAFGKVFTFGPTFRAEKSKTRRHLTEFWMIEPEMAFMDQEESLKLQERYIAFLISRVLENNDQELDILKRDKDLLRSYTQLPYPRVSYDDAVKLLQDNDFDVEWGVDFGSPEETFLANHFAKPVFIVNFPKAIKPFYMKRHKTRDDIVVSADLLAPEGYGEIIGGSERETDYDYLKNEIEKLGLNMDEYAWYLDLRKYGSVPHSGFGLGLERMVTFVTGEEHIREAIPFPRMTNRLRP
- a CDS encoding carbamoyl phosphate synthase preATP-grasp domain-containing protein, encoding MSNITAKNILFIGAGSNDFGLESEHDAAIYQVMPELKGHGINVFLIDENPYALSLESLAAETIWKPLTVENIKQVIKHNHIDTVLPLFGGVRAVRLWADVVQSWEHGDGLVPQTLGLSIDMLLRINNLADFTKFMAEAGLPVITSHVVKAQDDANELLRELQVPLMIRSLHPKNTNTRQMVERLDEFEEAIDNAKTQSMTQEIIISKAINGLKEIGMEVLRDFRGNKMKIGASEDMDPIGIHTADSLSVSPTLTIQDQILEKMRMYAFQVADLLELQGVMHVQFAFDDTTGAIYIIKVSPYIDQMSSRMALVTGYPVMLVAINLAMGIALEDIVLSHDFGQKMAMMEPMMDHITVKLPIFPFGELEESNVSVNRQLNSIQKSVGSTIGFGRTFIEALEKAIRSAHFNNATFSPTNMAHVSDDALIQQLIHPEDNRVLLLIEAIKRGYEIDELAELTNIDEFYFYQLRHLLQLELEIEKDVDSIVSLRRGKRYGLSDGLIALFWDTDFKIIRALTKEHNIDPTYKALEPSAGEFPENARQYYSTYEEENESEQVSDNTVLVIGSGAFRLGDAASGGYATTVVLSELRRLQYHTVIMNNNASDATLMQNLADKQYLEPLEISDVMKVVELENPIAIIVPGNRRKLIKALRELNQNVLILPKEKHTPSGPETTQTEFALNVFSDGHQIYPINITQHMVGEMRIVPQIVDLPKELTQTHLENPGVYQVIWCQNGNNWVDHVEVSNISYDTWLRPMPFGQVAFISKVMQVQWLRMTVRSLLDRMTEQDRKLLDNVNKLTLQTDVRLVASNIDYELHLQPTEPIDGTRFELGVGIKHYE
- a CDS encoding ribonuclease HI family protein, translated to MITLYVDAARDVSTGRSSAGAVLIIDKVQKQLKTALRKTVNNHEAEFLAVLWALKQLPSNGNVQIYSDSKIVTDALHKSYAKHYQGLVDEINLQLTPYHLVLINWVPEKENRGAHNLALQALKNANH
- a CDS encoding RluA family pseudouridine synthase, coding for MANKILIHITDQAGRVDAVLSKENLSYSRTTLSNWLVDGTILVNNHKVKRSYKVVSGDTISITPPDAQETTIEAENIPLDIVYEDDDIIVVNKPQGMVVHPAAGHSSGTLVNALLHHSPLSTINGEFRPGIVHRIDRDTSGLLMVAKNDKAHRSLSEQLKSHKNQRIYYALVRGEFTENSGTIEAPIGRHKIDRKKQAVIEGGREAVTHFHVLKRYAGYTLLQVNLETGRTHQIRVHMSYIGHPVVGDPVYGTAQKLDGIQLNGQLLHAKTLTLEQPTTGNELSFDSPLPDYFEFALSTLTPINREEDEYAK
- a CDS encoding aminotransferase class I/II-fold pyridoxal phosphate-dependent enzyme, translated to MIKSKLEQVGIFNDNLNKVKPSPIHSFDEKVSDIPNILKLTIGEPDFSVPQHIKDAALAAISADDSHYSVSAGKKTLRQAASDFLNDRYGLDYDPAEEIITTVGATEGLYTLLAAILNPDDKILIPTPAYPVYAEMTRINGGHPVFIDVSEDKFVLTPDHLREIIATEDHIKAIIITNPSNPTGVTYTAEQLKDLADVVRETNILIISDEIYSELSYDAPHVSMASILPEQTIVINGVSKSHAMTGYRIGILAGPAALMKKINMVHGFVIMTPSNPAMAAATEAFKSAESKDDTLWMKEQYKKRRDYLVEKMTKLGFEMATPSGAFYMFAKIPVDLNQNDVEFAYDLVDRQQLAVVPGSGFGPGGAGYVRISYAASLDMLETAMNRLESYCEEKRTVKIL
- a CDS encoding DnaD domain-containing protein yields the protein MTLEKRLQQYIQAGNTGVSNDLLLHYQDVGLDNDDLALYMQVERIQGRGDQATPAAIAQVMHTTEKIVITRLQSLIRRDLMQVVGGSIQTETYDFTPLYEKLLDGQTTQRSEIVSDGKSARREIMQTLEAEFGRPLSPMEMQTVGHWFDQDHFEPVMMLLAIQEAVANNARSLRYIETILANWQRDNITTPQAAQVSKQRRRGVTYNNIID
- a CDS encoding GNAT family N-acetyltransferase, with the translated sequence MTSVYMRRAHEEDIKSIVSIINNARYYLKEQGLSQWQSGYPNQDTIEEDLALQRGFVLVVDHQVAGYTAILAGEDPIYTLIEDGKWLNSETDYIGIHRFAILDKYRGQKLAQRFMTAILTFFYENGTSDFRIDTHPGNLPMQAVITGNGFEKRGIVHINEGEEINGVRWAYQLVL
- a CDS encoding THUMP domain-containing class I SAM-dependent RNA methyltransferase, translated to MEKTYHLMATAAAGLESLVGKELERLGYEHQVENYRVRFDGTQKDILNTNVWLRTADRIKIIVGEFDATTFDQLFEGVKALPWEDYLNYDSEFPVAGRSKKSELFSVPDVQAITKKAIVNRLQEAYHIRTRLPENGYFAQLEVMIDKDHVMVTLDTTGESLFKRGYRVNKGGAPLKENFAAALVLLTNWHPDRPFVDPTTGSGTIAIEAALIGRNIAPGLIRDFDIESMDWFDKKLSDEVRDAAEAQADYDRTLDIEGFDIDENMVDIARENAKHAGLGQDITFKQLAAKDWTTDKLNGVLVTNPPYGERLGELEAARELYEQMGTVYRNLPSWSKYILTSDLEFEKSYGEKSTKRRKLYNGALRVDYFQYWGKRVK
- the pyrR gene encoding bifunctional pyr operon transcriptional regulator/uracil phosphoribosyltransferase PyrR, which encodes MPNKEVLDNASLQRALTRITYEIIERNKGGKNLVLVGIKTRGEYLARRIADRLEQLEGVQIPVMAIDITNFRDDKPDQHNDLGLNSEERLNISEQNIVLIDDVLFTGRTIRAALDALIHIGRPKTISLAVLVDRGHRELPIRADFVGKNIPTAQNEKIKVFVQEIDGKDAVEIVH
- a CDS encoding carbamoyl phosphate synthase small subunit gives rise to the protein MIRHLILEDGTVFEGLGFGAPATTFGEIIFHTAMTGYQEIITDPIYDGQMIVFSMPVIGAAGIHAEAYESVKPMIRGMIVHDLAEVSVNRQRRMNLDRFLKQHNIPGLYQVDTRKLIRHLRETGPQKATIVDYADDHAVDQLVATVLTNKQVQNTATSKPYANPGRGRHIVVIDFGLKHGILRMLGDYDANVSVLPYTTSVDEVLTLDPDGIILSTGPGDPRSLPESVLTLIRVLQTKAPLLGIGLGHELFALANDATLVALPSEHHGMNHPIQEIISRQIFYAMQGQGYAVDEKLLDHKKLFVTYRDLVDGAVQGLRHRDYPAFSVQFFPDAAPGPYEATAVFADFFETVEDYVEHHS
- a CDS encoding EbsA family protein; its protein translation is MIPRRGFFQPLDSTGKISWLWWGIFFMGSIVVWDEMSFKLEILPILFMMVMILLGVLLVVRRRVYIAGPNLFLGRVLLSEYEKISLKDIEHWQLNGHILSFVRADRERKYYLTKNIVQQIKDYMDTDGK